In one window of Nicotiana tabacum cultivar K326 chromosome 12, ASM71507v2, whole genome shotgun sequence DNA:
- the LOC107806975 gene encoding phosphatidylinositol 4-phosphate 5-kinase 1-like gives MPETLILSKITKEVDEEEKEKILETTTATTPRSVIIIPRSKSQAASRRIIPTDSTITTAFGTTSTSTTTTSNAVEKHLPNGDLYIGNFSGSSPHGSGKYLWKDGCMYEGEWKRGKASGKGKFSWPSGATFEGEFKSGRMEGSGTFIGSDGDMYKGSWSADRKHGYGQKHYSNGDYYEGHWKRNLQDGQGRYVWKNGNEYVGEWKNGDIHGRGVLIWANGNRYDGNWESGVPKGHGVFTWPDGSCYIGCWTKNQQQHSQILNGTFYPANNNKTSTNNSTDFSVKEDAFLGGFFGHKLAAPLMENDDCGGGVVVMNMGKKRSSVDGARGSVTERNFPRICIWESDGEAGDITCDIIDSVEASMIYRDGFGFNRDGLKQFRRNPCCFSREEKKPGQTISKGHKNYDLMLNLQLGIRYSVGKHASILRDLKTSDFDPNEKFWTRFPPEGSKITPPHQSTDFRWKDYCPVVFRHLRELFQVDPADYMLAICGNDALRELSSPGKSGSFFYLTQDDRFMIKTVKKSEVKVLIKMLPSYYQHVCRYENTLVTKFYGVHCVKPVGGVKTRFIVMGNMFCSEYRIHRRFDLKGSSHGRTTDKPEGEIDETTTLKDLDLNYVFRLQRNWYEDLIKQIDRDCEFLEAERIMDYSLLVGLHFRDDNTGDKMGLSPFLLRTGKNDSYQNEKFMRGCRFLEAELQDMDRVLAGRKPLIKLGANMPARAERVARRSDFDQYTPGGFCNLPPSRGEVYEVVLYFGIIDILQDYDISKKLEHAYKSLQADPTSISAVDPKLYSKRFRNFIGRIFVEDR, from the exons ATGCCTGAGACTTTGATATTATCGAAAATTACTAAGGAAGTGGATGAGGAGGAAAAGGAGAAGATACTAGAAACGACTACAGCTACAACACCGAGGTCAGTTATCATCATTCCTCGGAGCAAATCCCAAGCAGCATCCCGGAGAATCATTCCTACGGATAGTACAATCACTACAGCATTCGGTACAACCAGTACTAGCACTACTACAACCTCAAACGCAGTTGAAAAGCACCTTCCTAACGGGGATCTGTACATAGGTAACTTCTCCGGCAGTTCACCTCATGGATCCGGCAAGTATTTATGGAAAGATGGGTGTATGTACGAAGGGGAGTGGAAAAGAGGCAAAGCATCCGGAAAAGGAAAGTTCTCGTGGCCATCTGGAGCTACATTCGAAGGCGAATTCAAGTCAGGTCGGATGGAGGGTTCGGGTACGTTTATCGGATCCGATGGGGATATGTATAAAGGTTCATGGTCCGCGGATCGAAAACATGGCTACGGGCAAAAACACTACAGTAATGGGGATTATTATGAAGGGCACTGGAAGAGGAATTTACAAGATGGACAAGGGAGATATGTTTGGAAAAATGGTAATGAGTATGTTGGTGAATGGAAAAATGGGGATATTCATGGTAGAGGTGTTTTAATTTGGGCAAATGGGAATAGGTATGATGGGAATTGGGAAAGTGGTGTTCCTAAAGGTCATGGGGTTTTCACTTGGCCTGATGGGAGTTGCTATATTGGGTGTTGGACCAAGAATCAGCAACAGCATAGCCAAATTCTTAATGGTACTTTTTATCCAGCAAACAACAATAAGACTAGTACTAATAATAGTACTGATTTCAGTGTTAAAGAGGATGCTTTTTTGGGGGGATTTTTTGGGCATAAGTTAGCAGCACCATTAATGGAAAATGATGATTGTGGTGGTGGGGTTGTAGTGATGAATATGGGGAAGAAAAGGTCatcagtagatggagcaaggggaagCGTGACAGAAAGAAATTTTCCAAGGATATGCATTTGGGAATCTGATGGTGAAGCTGGTGATATTACTTGTGATATTATTGATAGTGTGGAGGCCTCCATGATTTACAGGGATGGATTCGGGTTCAATCGAGACGGACTTAAGCAGTTTAGGAGAAATCCTTGTTGCTTTAGCAGAGAAGAAAAGAAGCCAGGACAGACTATATCCAAAGGGCATAAGAATTATGATTTGATGCTCAATCTCCAGTTGGGCATTAG GTATTCAGTTGGGAAGCATGCTTCGATATTGCGGGATCTTAAAACTAGTGATTTTGATCCTAATGAGAAGTTCTGGACTAGGTTTCCTCCTGAAGGGTCCAAGATTACACCCCCTCATCAATCTACTGATTTCCGTTGGAAGGATTATTGCCCGGTGGTGTTTAG ACATTTGAGGGAACTATTCCAAGTGGATCCTGCAGATTACATGTTAGCAATATGTGGAAATGATGCCCTGAGAGAGCTTTCTTCTCCGGGGAAGAGTGGAAGCTTCTTTTATTTGACTCAGGATGATAGGTTTATGATCAAAACAGTGAAAAAATCAGAAGTCAAG GTGCTTATTAAGATGCTACCAAGTTACTATCAACATGTTTGTCGTTATGAAAATACACTTGTCACAAAATTCTATGGTGTCCACTGCGTCAAACCAGTTGGTGGTGTCAAG ACGCGGTTCATTGTAATGGGCAACATGTTCTGCTCAGAATATCGTATTCACAGACGCTTTGACCTGAAAGGTTCCTCGCATGGCCGCACAACAGATAAACCAGAAGGAGAAATTGATGAAACCACTACCCTTAAGGACCTTGATCTGAACTATGTGTTCCGTCTCCAGCGGAACTGGTATGAGGACCTGATCAA ACAAATCGATCGTGATTGTGAATTTTTGGAAGCTGAGCGAATCATGGACTACAGTCTCTTGGTTGGTCTTCACTTCCGAGATGATAATACAGGTGACAAGATGGGTTTGTCACCATTCCTCTTGCGTACTG GTAAGAATGATTCATACCAAAATGAGAAGTTTATGCGTGGTTGTCGTTTCCTTGAAGCTGAGCTACAAGACATGGATAGAGTTCTTGCTGGCCG GAAGCCCTTAATTAAGTTGGGTGCTAACATGCCTGCTAGAGCAGAGCGGGTGGCACGAAGGAGTGATTTTGATCAGTATACTCCCGGTGGGTTCTGTAATTTGCCTCCTTCACGTGGGGAAGTCTACGAAGTAGTCCTGTACTTTGGGATCATTGACATCCTGCAGGATTATGATATTAGCAAGAAGCTCGAGCATGCTTACAAATCCTTGCAAGCTGACCCAACCTCAATCTCAGCTGTAGATCCAAAACTCTACTCGAAGAGGTTTCGGAATTTCATAGGCAGAATTTTTGTCGAAGACAGGTGA